Proteins encoded within one genomic window of Streptomyces sp. NBC_01237:
- a CDS encoding rhodanese-like domain-containing protein, whose amino-acid sequence MTSHASLSPAQAAARLEEFTVIDVRAPGEYASGHVPGALNVPLDRLPEALPALKSASARGTLLMVCASGVRSTRACEVLSGADIDALTLTGGTSAWEGDGRGLDRPEGSGAVWPMERQVRLAAGSLVVAGLVAGLRFPAARWLSAGIGSGLVFSALTNTCGMAAALSKLPHNRAPRTAADLSTTLEALQK is encoded by the coding sequence GTGACCAGCCATGCTTCCCTGTCCCCCGCCCAGGCCGCAGCCCGTCTGGAGGAGTTCACCGTCATCGATGTGCGGGCCCCCGGCGAGTACGCCTCCGGACATGTCCCCGGCGCCCTGAACGTCCCGCTCGACCGGCTTCCCGAGGCCCTGCCCGCGCTGAAGTCGGCCTCCGCACGCGGCACGCTGCTCATGGTCTGCGCCTCCGGTGTCCGTTCCACCCGGGCGTGCGAGGTCCTCTCCGGGGCGGACATCGACGCCCTGACGCTCACGGGCGGCACCTCCGCCTGGGAGGGCGACGGCCGCGGACTGGACCGGCCCGAGGGCTCCGGAGCCGTCTGGCCGATGGAGCGCCAGGTCCGTCTCGCCGCCGGTTCGCTGGTGGTGGCCGGTCTGGTGGCGGGGCTCCGCTTCCCGGCCGCGCGCTGGCTGTCCGCCGGCATCGGCTCCGGCCTGGTCTTCTCCGCGCTGACCAACACCTGCGGCATGGCGGCGGCCCTCTCGAAGCTCCCGCACAACCGCGCACCGCGCACCGCCGCCGACCTGAGCACCACGCTGGAGGCGCTCCAGAAGTGA
- a CDS encoding alpha/beta fold hydrolase encodes MSSYRQPGVVFTDRHFTVPLDHSDPGGEQIEIFGREAVASGRTGEQLPWLIYLEGGPGFGARRYVGAEAWLGRAVREFRVLLLDQRGTGRSTPANRQTLPLRGGPREQADYLGHFRSDNIVRDCEAIRPQVTGGETWTVLGQSFGGFCAVRYLSAAPEGLTAALITGGLPALDAHADEVYRAAYPRVERKVAAHYARYPQDVRRVREITEYLLAHSSQGTGHRLTPEGFQSLGIMLGVGNGSHQLHYLLENAFVRTPHGTELSDAFQEAVRTANSFAGHPLYALMHEAIYGQGGRPTGWSAERVRAEFPQFDAAGALAGEGPVLLTGETIHPWHFDVDPALRPLRETAELLANRTDWPVLYDTDRLAANEVPVVAAVFHDDMFVDTGHALRTASAIRGLRTWVTNEFEHDGLRAGGPRVLDRLLAMVRDEI; translated from the coding sequence GTGAGCAGCTACCGGCAGCCCGGTGTCGTCTTCACCGACCGTCATTTCACGGTCCCGCTCGACCACAGCGACCCGGGCGGCGAGCAGATCGAGATCTTCGGCCGCGAGGCGGTGGCGTCCGGCAGGACCGGGGAGCAACTGCCGTGGCTGATCTACCTGGAGGGCGGCCCCGGGTTCGGCGCCCGCCGTTACGTCGGCGCGGAGGCATGGCTGGGCCGCGCCGTGCGGGAGTTCCGGGTGCTCCTGCTCGATCAGCGGGGGACCGGCAGGTCCACCCCGGCGAACCGGCAGACCCTGCCGTTGCGGGGCGGCCCGCGCGAGCAGGCCGACTACCTCGGCCACTTCCGCTCCGACAACATCGTCCGCGACTGCGAAGCCATCCGGCCGCAGGTCACCGGTGGCGAGACCTGGACGGTGCTGGGACAGTCCTTCGGCGGATTCTGTGCCGTCCGCTATCTGTCGGCCGCCCCGGAAGGGCTCACGGCCGCTCTGATCACCGGCGGACTGCCCGCCCTGGACGCCCATGCCGACGAGGTGTACCGGGCCGCCTACCCCCGGGTCGAGCGGAAGGTCGCGGCCCACTACGCCCGCTACCCGCAGGACGTGCGGCGGGTCCGGGAGATCACCGAGTACCTCCTCGCCCACAGCTCCCAGGGCACCGGGCACCGGCTGACGCCCGAGGGGTTCCAGTCCCTCGGCATCATGCTGGGCGTCGGCAACGGGAGCCACCAGCTGCACTACCTGCTGGAGAACGCCTTCGTCCGCACGCCGCACGGAACCGAGCTGTCCGACGCCTTCCAGGAGGCCGTGCGCACCGCCAACTCGTTCGCCGGCCATCCGCTGTACGCCCTGATGCACGAGGCGATCTACGGCCAGGGCGGGCGGCCCACCGGCTGGTCGGCCGAGCGGGTCCGCGCCGAGTTCCCGCAGTTCGACGCGGCGGGCGCACTGGCGGGCGAGGGCCCCGTGCTCCTCACCGGCGAGACGATCCACCCCTGGCACTTCGACGTCGACCCGGCCCTGCGCCCGCTGCGCGAGACCGCCGAACTCCTCGCCAACCGCACCGACTGGCCCGTGCTGTACGACACCGACCGGCTCGCCGCCAACGAGGTGCCGGTCGTCGCCGCCGTCTTCCACGACGACATGTTCGTCGACACCGGGCACGCGCTGCGCACCGCTTCCGCCATCCGCGGGCTGCGCACCTGGGTGACCAACGAGTTCGAGCACGACGGACTGCGTGCGGGCGGACCGCGCGTACTGGACCGGCTGCTCGCGATGGTCAGGGACGAGATCTGA
- a CDS encoding ABC transporter ATP-binding protein, whose amino-acid sequence MIRFEQVSKVYPDGTAAVDGLSFEVAEGELVTLVGPSGCGKTTTMMMVNRLIEPTAGRILVDGEDIAAVDPVRLRRRIGYVIQQVGLFPHRTVLDNTATVPALVGWKRGRARERAAELLDLVGLDPGTYGSRYPAQLSGGQRQRVGVARALAADPPVLLMDEPFGAVDPVVRERLQDEFLGLQATVRKTVLLVTHDIEEAVRMGDRMAVYGEGRIEQFDTPAAVLGTPATPYVAGFVGADRGLKRLSVTAIEPEDLWEPPVARLDEPARSAAARLGASGARWAVVLNGAGDLHGWVSADALRIAGELGTVGELARRMDAWVPVGAPLKQAFSEMLQYDAGWVAVLDGARFLGVLTPAKLHEALRRSVDADAQGVGREDVDFDSVADA is encoded by the coding sequence ATGATCCGGTTCGAGCAGGTCAGCAAGGTCTACCCGGATGGCACGGCCGCGGTCGACGGGCTGTCCTTCGAGGTCGCCGAGGGGGAGCTGGTCACCCTGGTCGGACCGTCCGGCTGCGGCAAGACCACCACGATGATGATGGTGAACCGGCTGATCGAGCCGACCGCGGGCCGGATCCTGGTGGACGGCGAGGACATCGCCGCGGTCGACCCGGTGAGGCTGCGCCGCCGGATCGGCTATGTGATCCAGCAGGTCGGCCTGTTCCCGCACCGGACGGTCCTGGACAACACCGCGACCGTCCCGGCGCTGGTCGGCTGGAAGCGCGGCAGGGCCAGGGAGCGGGCGGCGGAGCTGCTCGACCTGGTGGGCCTGGACCCCGGCACGTACGGCTCGCGCTATCCCGCCCAGTTGTCCGGCGGGCAGCGCCAGCGGGTGGGGGTGGCCCGCGCACTCGCGGCGGATCCGCCCGTGCTGCTGATGGACGAACCGTTCGGTGCCGTCGACCCGGTGGTACGGGAACGGTTGCAGGACGAGTTCCTCGGGCTTCAGGCGACGGTCAGGAAGACCGTCCTGCTGGTCACGCACGACATCGAGGAGGCGGTGCGGATGGGCGACCGGATGGCCGTGTACGGGGAGGGCCGCATCGAGCAGTTCGACACCCCGGCCGCCGTGCTCGGCACCCCGGCGACGCCCTATGTGGCCGGGTTCGTCGGCGCCGACCGGGGTCTGAAACGGCTGTCGGTCACCGCGATCGAGCCGGAGGACCTCTGGGAGCCGCCGGTGGCCCGCCTCGATGAGCCGGCCCGGTCGGCGGCGGCCCGGCTGGGCGCGTCGGGGGCCCGCTGGGCGGTGGTACTGAACGGTGCGGGCGATCTGCACGGCTGGGTGTCGGCGGACGCGCTGCGGATCGCCGGGGAGCTGGGCACGGTGGGCGAGCTGGCCCGGCGGATGGACGCGTGGGTGCCCGTCGGCGCCCCGTTGAAGCAGGCGTTCAGCGAGATGCTCCAGTACGACGCCGGGTGGGTGGCGGTGCTGGACGGCGCGCGTTTCCTGGGCGTACTGACTCCGGCGAAGCTCCATGAGGCGCTGCGCCGCTCGGTGGACGCGGACGCCCAGGGCGTGGGGCGCGAGGACGTGGACTTCGACTCCGTCGCGGACGCGTAG
- a CDS encoding DUF2087 domain-containing protein, with translation MPEKQSSSAHGVAALFSHGRLTTIPRKVARREQLLVHLSETLFERERAYTEREVNEALLTVHEDCSALRRHLVVAGLLVRPKDGSSYRRGR, from the coding sequence ATGCCCGAGAAACAGTCCAGCAGTGCGCACGGTGTGGCCGCGCTCTTCTCCCACGGACGTCTCACGACGATCCCCCGCAAGGTGGCACGCCGCGAACAGTTGCTGGTCCACCTCTCCGAGACGCTCTTCGAGCGCGAGCGCGCGTACACCGAGCGCGAGGTGAACGAGGCGCTGCTCACGGTGCACGAGGACTGCTCGGCGCTGCGGCGCCATCTCGTCGTCGCGGGGCTGCTGGTACGGCCCAAGGACGGCAGCAGTTATCGGCGCGGGCGGTAG
- a CDS encoding acetylxylan esterase: MALFDLPLDELRTYRSRSVEPEDFDAFWSTTLDEARSHDLDARFERRTGTGLASVEVYDVTFAGFGGHPVKGWFVLPAGTRDPLPVVVEFLGYGGGRGLAHTHLLWASAGFAHFVMDTRGQGSGWAPGDTADPVGSAPSLPGFMTRGIEDHREFYYRRVFTDAVRAVEAARSHPLADAARTAVTGVSQGGGIAIAAGGLIPDLVAVAPDVPFLCDFPRAVTVTDRQPYREVGNYLKTHRGRTARAAATLAYFDGVHFAARGRAPALFSTALEDLTCPPSTVFAAFNAYAHEDKTIEVYDFNDHEGGGAFQQAAQLAWLPGKLTA; encoded by the coding sequence ATGGCCCTGTTCGACCTCCCCCTCGATGAGCTGCGCACCTACCGCAGCCGGTCGGTGGAGCCCGAGGACTTCGACGCGTTCTGGTCGACGACGCTGGACGAGGCGAGGAGCCATGATCTCGACGCCCGCTTCGAACGCCGCACCGGCACGGGACTGGCGAGTGTCGAGGTGTACGACGTGACGTTCGCCGGTTTCGGGGGGCACCCGGTCAAGGGCTGGTTCGTCCTTCCCGCGGGCACCCGGGACCCGCTGCCGGTGGTCGTGGAGTTCCTCGGCTACGGCGGCGGGCGCGGCCTGGCCCACACGCATCTGCTGTGGGCCTCGGCCGGGTTCGCCCACTTCGTGATGGACACGCGGGGCCAGGGCAGCGGCTGGGCACCGGGCGACACCGCCGACCCCGTGGGCAGCGCGCCCTCGCTGCCCGGTTTCATGACCCGGGGCATCGAGGACCACCGGGAGTTCTACTACCGGCGGGTGTTCACCGACGCGGTGCGGGCGGTGGAGGCCGCGCGTTCGCATCCGCTGGCCGACGCCGCACGCACCGCCGTCACCGGGGTCAGCCAGGGCGGCGGCATCGCCATCGCCGCCGGCGGGCTGATACCGGACCTGGTGGCGGTCGCTCCGGACGTGCCGTTCCTGTGCGACTTCCCGCGCGCGGTCACCGTCACCGACCGGCAGCCGTACCGCGAGGTGGGCAACTACCTCAAGACGCACCGCGGCCGCACCGCGCGGGCCGCCGCCACGCTGGCCTATTTCGACGGGGTGCACTTCGCGGCACGCGGGCGGGCTCCCGCACTGTTCTCGACGGCCCTGGAGGACCTGACCTGCCCGCCGTCGACGGTCTTCGCGGCCTTCAACGCGTACGCCCACGAGGACAAGACGATCGAGGTGTACGACTTCAACGACCACGAGGGCGGCGGCGCGTTCCAGCAGGCCGCCCAACTGGCCTGGCTGCCCGGAAAGCTGACGGCCTGA